Proteins encoded within one genomic window of Streptomyces profundus:
- a CDS encoding esterase/lipase family protein: MPFGKSGPSRRARFALLAALLALPLLALPGGTANAAAATGGWNKTDCVSEHPRPVVLVHGTGANATLNWLGLAPYLVERGYCAYSLDYGQLPWLPVFHGLGPIEESSGQLAAFVDEVLAETGADEVDLVGHSQGGMMPRHYLKNHPGAADKVNALVAIAPSTNGTTLLGLTALLDVFPGLADAIDGFSPGMLQQVVGSDFLTELNADGYTVPGVEYTVIATRYDEVVTPYRTQFIDEPGVRNVLLQDLCPLNISEHVTIGLTDRMAFHEVVNALNPAAAEPTDCRHIL, translated from the coding sequence ATGCCCTTCGGGAAGTCCGGACCGTCAAGAAGAGCCCGATTCGCCCTGCTCGCCGCCCTGTTGGCCCTGCCGTTGCTCGCCCTCCCCGGCGGCACGGCGAACGCCGCCGCCGCGACCGGCGGTTGGAACAAGACCGACTGCGTCTCCGAGCATCCGCGCCCCGTCGTCCTGGTCCACGGCACCGGCGCCAACGCCACCCTGAACTGGCTGGGCCTGGCCCCCTATCTGGTCGAACGCGGCTACTGCGCCTACTCGTTGGACTACGGGCAGCTGCCGTGGCTGCCGGTCTTCCACGGCCTCGGACCCATCGAGGAGTCCTCGGGGCAACTGGCCGCCTTCGTCGACGAGGTGCTCGCCGAAACGGGGGCCGACGAGGTGGACCTCGTCGGCCACTCCCAGGGCGGGATGATGCCCCGTCACTACCTGAAGAACCACCCGGGCGCGGCGGACAAGGTCAACGCGCTGGTCGCCATCGCGCCCAGCACCAACGGCACCACGCTGCTGGGGCTGACCGCGCTGCTCGACGTCTTCCCCGGGCTCGCCGACGCCATCGACGGCTTCTCCCCCGGGATGCTCCAGCAGGTGGTCGGCTCGGACTTCCTCACCGAGCTGAACGCGGACGGCTACACCGTGCCCGGCGTGGAGTACACCGTGATAGCCACCCGCTACGACGAGGTCGTCACCCCCTACCGGACGCAGTTCATCGACGAACCCGGCGTGCGGAACGTGCTGCTCCAGGACCTGTGCCCGCTGAACATCTCCGAACATGTCACCATCGGCCTCACCGACCGGATGGCCTTCCACGAGGTCGTCAACGCCCTGAACCCGGCCGCCGCCGAACCCAC